One genomic region from Granulicatella adiacens ATCC 49175 encodes:
- the pflA gene encoding pyruvate formate-lyase-activating protein, translating into MSEPVTGYIHSTESFGSVDGPGIRFVTFMQGCRMRCEFCHNPDTWNIGGGHPITSQELLDQALQYRAFWGRKGGVTVSGGEPLLQIDFLIDFFKRCKKAGVHTTLDSCGMPFTYDEPFFSKFEELLEYTDLILLDIKHIDDEQHKKLTGWTNKNILQLAEYLSDKGQPVWIRHVLVPERSDYDEYLIRLSEFVSKLKNVLKFEILPYHKLGVYKWKNLGIPYKLDHIEPPTQERVDNARRILRTDDYKGFLNA; encoded by the coding sequence ATGAGTGAACCAGTAACTGGATATATTCATTCTACAGAGAGTTTTGGTTCTGTAGACGGACCAGGTATCCGTTTTGTAACCTTCATGCAAGGTTGTCGTATGCGTTGTGAGTTTTGTCATAACCCAGATACTTGGAATATTGGGGGCGGTCATCCGATTACTTCTCAAGAATTACTCGATCAAGCATTGCAATATCGTGCATTCTGGGGACGTAAAGGTGGCGTAACTGTCAGCGGAGGAGAGCCTTTATTGCAAATTGATTTCTTAATTGATTTCTTTAAACGTTGTAAGAAAGCTGGAGTGCACACAACATTAGATAGTTGTGGAATGCCATTTACGTATGACGAACCATTCTTTTCAAAATTCGAAGAGTTATTAGAATATACAGATCTTATTTTATTGGATATTAAACATATTGATGATGAACAACATAAGAAATTAACAGGATGGACGAATAAAAATATTCTTCAACTAGCAGAGTATTTATCAGACAAAGGGCAACCCGTATGGATTCGCCATGTGTTAGTTCCAGAACGTTCAGACTATGATGAATATCTCATCCGATTAAGTGAATTTGTAAGTAAACTGAAAAATGTATTGAAGTTTGAGATTTTACCGTATCATAAATTGGGTGTATATAAATGGAAAAATTTAGGGATTCCATATAAATTGGATCATATTGAACCACCAACTCAAGAACGTGTGGATAACGCTCGACGAATTTTAAGAACTGATGATTATAAAGGATTTTTAAATGCCTAA
- a CDS encoding PTS mannose/fructose/sorbose transporter subunit IIC, which produces MDFNVFQIILVLIVAFLAGLEGILDEFQFHQPIIACTLVGLATGHLTEGIILGGSLQIIALAWANVGAAVAPDAALASVASAIIFIKGNDFSEGGRNLAIATAVTLGTVGLVLTMVVRTLSVALVHRADAAAEKGDFKGVSFWHYVALCCQGLRIMIPAGLLLFLPSDVVQGYLKSIPDWFANGMTIGGNMVVAVGLAMVINLMASKETWPFFFIGFAIAPLNELTLIATGVIALSLALIYLNLSNNSGNGSTGGRSGSGDPLGDILNDY; this is translated from the coding sequence ATGGATTTTAATGTATTTCAAATTATTTTAGTCCTAATTGTCGCATTCTTAGCTGGTTTGGAAGGGATTTTAGATGAGTTTCAATTCCACCAACCAATTATTGCTTGTACATTAGTTGGGCTTGCGACAGGACATTTAACTGAGGGAATTATCCTTGGTGGTTCTTTACAAATTATTGCGCTTGCTTGGGCAAACGTAGGTGCTGCGGTGGCACCAGATGCTGCTTTAGCGTCTGTAGCTTCAGCTATTATTTTTATTAAAGGGAATGATTTTTCAGAAGGTGGACGTAACCTTGCTATTGCTACTGCTGTTACTTTAGGAACAGTTGGTTTAGTTTTAACAATGGTGGTACGTACATTATCAGTTGCATTAGTCCATAGAGCGGATGCAGCGGCTGAAAAAGGTGACTTCAAAGGAGTTTCATTCTGGCATTATGTTGCATTATGTTGCCAAGGATTACGAATTATGATTCCAGCCGGATTACTTTTATTCTTACCTTCAGATGTTGTTCAAGGTTATTTAAAATCAATTCCTGATTGGTTTGCTAATGGTATGACAATTGGTGGTAACATGGTAGTTGCAGTGGGGCTAGCAATGGTTATTAACTTAATGGCTTCTAAAGAAACTTGGCCATTCTTCTTCATCGGTTTCGCAATCGCTCCTTTAAACGAGTTAACATTGATTGCAACTGGTGTTATCGCTTTAAGTTTAGCGTTAATTTACTTAAACTTATCTAATAACAGCGGAAATGGTTCAACTGGTGGACGCTCAGGTTCTGGAGACCCACTAGGTGACATTTTAAATGACTACTAA
- a CDS encoding CHAP domain-containing protein, whose protein sequence is MKIKKALGIFIGLLFMNGQAVLANENQTESTVNKNVTEETTTVAKPEKDEVTTKETVLKKKEEAPNKEKEVKRTGWMKDSNGIWYYYNQNGVLETSKWIGDYYLEHNGQMATNKWVDDYRYYVDSSGKWIPGKIKKTGWKKEDGFWYYYDVQENLTRNKWVDSYYYLGSDGKMSVDNWVDNYQYYVDKDGVWIPEKQKENWIRLDSIWYFYENGLPVRNVWKGNYFLQEDGTMATNKWVDDYRYFVGDNGAWIRDKKMKSGWVKENGYWYFYEGKESLVKNAWRGNYYLGERGEMLVNQWVDQNRYYVNEDGKWIPEAQKGKDGWKQNASGDWYHFSNGIPSRNKWVGSYYLLDDGKMATNKWVDNFKYYVGSDGAWVSNISEAKNRKEILLDLARGFIGVEQYDPLHQYLVNQYNSGPSSYSGYKVQSWDDWCDVFVSSMYQIAGMIDLIDKEAYVPYHINIFKNKRIWIGKSTPRAGDIVTFDWNGDGLADHIAIVEKVEDGKIVTIEGNTTEHLNVDESKVVRHTHRLSAYYIIGYARPNY, encoded by the coding sequence ATGAAAATTAAGAAAGCTTTGGGAATTTTTATAGGTTTACTTTTTATGAATGGACAAGCGGTTTTAGCAAATGAAAATCAAACAGAATCAACAGTGAATAAAAATGTTACTGAAGAAACTACTACCGTTGCAAAGCCTGAAAAAGATGAAGTCACTACAAAAGAAACGGTATTGAAAAAGAAAGAAGAGGCTCCTAATAAAGAAAAAGAAGTGAAACGCACCGGATGGATGAAGGATTCAAATGGGATTTGGTACTATTATAATCAAAATGGTGTTCTAGAGACTTCTAAATGGATTGGGGACTATTATTTAGAACATAATGGTCAAATGGCGACAAATAAGTGGGTAGATGATTATCGCTATTATGTTGATTCTTCAGGAAAATGGATACCAGGAAAAATCAAAAAAACCGGTTGGAAAAAGGAAGATGGTTTTTGGTACTATTATGACGTACAAGAAAATCTTACTCGAAACAAATGGGTCGATTCTTATTATTATTTAGGATCTGATGGGAAAATGAGTGTTGATAATTGGGTTGATAATTACCAATATTACGTCGATAAAGATGGTGTTTGGATTCCAGAAAAGCAAAAAGAAAATTGGATTAGATTAGATTCTATTTGGTATTTCTATGAAAATGGATTACCAGTAAGAAATGTATGGAAAGGAAATTACTTTCTACAAGAAGATGGCACAATGGCAACGAACAAATGGGTAGATGATTATCGTTATTTTGTTGGTGATAATGGTGCTTGGATTAGAGATAAGAAGATGAAATCTGGATGGGTAAAAGAGAATGGTTATTGGTACTTTTACGAAGGAAAAGAATCTCTAGTTAAAAATGCTTGGAGAGGTAATTATTACTTGGGTGAAAGGGGAGAGATGCTCGTTAACCAATGGGTCGATCAAAATCGATACTATGTCAATGAGGATGGAAAATGGATTCCAGAAGCCCAAAAAGGGAAAGATGGTTGGAAACAAAACGCTTCCGGTGATTGGTATCATTTTTCAAATGGTATTCCTTCCCGAAACAAATGGGTTGGAAGTTATTATCTTTTAGATGATGGAAAGATGGCAACCAATAAATGGGTAGATAATTTTAAATATTATGTAGGTTCTGATGGTGCTTGGGTTTCCAACATTAGCGAAGCTAAAAATCGTAAAGAAATCTTACTGGATTTAGCTCGAGGCTTTATTGGAGTAGAACAGTATGATCCTCTTCACCAATATTTGGTGAATCAATATAATTCTGGACCAAGTAGTTATAGTGGATATAAAGTACAAAGCTGGGATGATTGGTGCGATGTTTTTGTTTCATCTATGTACCAAATTGCGGGAATGATTGATCTTATTGATAAAGAAGCGTATGTTCCTTATCACATAAATATTTTCAAAAATAAGAGAATTTGGATTGGCAAATCAACACCAAGAGCTGGAGATATTGTAACTTTTGACTGGAACGGTGATGGTCTTGCAGATCATATTGCAATTGTTGAAAAAGTAGAAGATGGGAAAATCGTAACTATTGAAGGAAATACCACGGAACATTTGAATGTTGATGAGTCAAAAGTAGTGCGCCACACTCATCGCTTATCCGCATACTATATCATTGGGTACGCTCGTCCTAACTATTAA
- a CDS encoding mannose/fructose/sorbose PTS transporter subunit IIA, which produces MVGIIIASHGEFADGIKQSGSMIFGNQEKVESVTFMPSEGPEDLQRKLREAVDKLETEEILFLVDLWGGSPFNQANILFEEDPEHRAIVAGLSLPMLIESYASRFSMNTSHEIAKAIAPTAIEGVKIRPEALQPEEKKEEKSAPSAPVTNGAIPEGTVIGDGKIKFVLARIDTRLLHGQVATSWTKATNPNRIIVVSDKVAKDDLRKKLIEQAAPTGVRAHVIPLNKLVEVYNDPRFGDTKALLLFETPQEALEVIEKGVHIDELNIGSMAHSVGKVQVSNALSLDQDDVETYKKLRDLGVKMDVRKVVSDSPADIFKLIEAKSNEGLKL; this is translated from the coding sequence ATGGTAGGGATTATCATTGCAAGTCATGGTGAATTCGCTGACGGGATAAAACAATCTGGTTCTATGATTTTTGGAAACCAAGAAAAAGTTGAATCAGTTACATTTATGCCAAGTGAAGGCCCTGAAGACTTACAACGTAAACTGCGTGAGGCTGTTGATAAACTAGAGACAGAAGAAATTCTATTTTTAGTAGATTTATGGGGAGGAAGCCCATTTAACCAAGCAAATATTTTGTTCGAAGAAGATCCTGAACATCGTGCAATTGTTGCTGGTTTAAGCTTACCAATGCTTATTGAATCGTACGCTAGTCGTTTTTCAATGAATACTTCTCATGAAATCGCAAAGGCAATTGCACCAACTGCGATTGAAGGAGTTAAGATTCGTCCAGAAGCTCTTCAACCAGAAGAGAAGAAAGAGGAAAAATCTGCACCTTCAGCACCTGTTACTAACGGAGCCATTCCAGAAGGAACAGTTATTGGAGATGGGAAAATTAAATTCGTTCTTGCTCGTATCGATACTCGTTTGTTACATGGACAAGTAGCTACAAGCTGGACGAAAGCAACAAATCCAAACCGCATTATCGTAGTTTCTGATAAAGTTGCAAAAGATGACTTACGTAAGAAATTAATTGAACAAGCAGCACCTACTGGAGTTCGTGCTCATGTGATTCCACTAAATAAACTAGTTGAAGTTTATAACGATCCACGTTTTGGGGATACAAAGGCATTATTATTATTCGAAACACCGCAAGAGGCTTTAGAAGTTATTGAAAAAGGTGTTCATATTGATGAATTAAATATTGGATCAATGGCACACTCTGTAGGTAAAGTTCAAGTAAGTAATGCATTATCATTAGACCAAGATGATGTGGAAACTTATAAAAAATTACGTGACTTAGGTGTTAAAATGGATGTTCGAAAAGTTGTTTCGGATTCTCCTGCCGACATCTTTAAATTGATTGAAGCAAAGTCTAACGAAGGCTTGAAACTATAA
- a CDS encoding YitT family protein → MLVTLGCFLFSYTINAVVIANHFGEGGLTGVTLLMFYTLNIDPALSSLVLNVFLLIVGYRYLEKKTMIYTVLAVFELPMFLKYTQEWPVFVPENLVVASVAAGVFVGIALGLVILGKGTTAGTDIIAMMMNKYLGWPVSSSLLVIDTIVVTPLAFVIGFEKAVLTLMMLFIASKVINFILEGFNPRKAIMIISNQYELIGQKIQEQLDRGITVLDGHGFYSKDKRQVLYVVVNRQQLMPIQRIIHEIDPNAFVIITDVNQVIGEGFTFYFDDSGNKFLH, encoded by the coding sequence ATGCTCGTAACTTTAGGCTGTTTTTTATTTTCATACACTATTAACGCTGTAGTAATAGCTAATCATTTTGGTGAAGGTGGCCTTACGGGAGTAACACTTCTTATGTTCTATACGCTAAATATTGATCCTGCATTATCAAGTCTAGTTTTAAATGTTTTTTTATTAATCGTCGGTTATCGTTACTTAGAGAAGAAAACAATGATTTATACAGTTCTTGCTGTATTTGAACTACCGATGTTTCTAAAATACACTCAGGAATGGCCAGTATTTGTACCTGAGAATCTAGTAGTAGCCTCGGTTGCTGCTGGTGTATTTGTTGGTATTGCTTTGGGACTTGTTATTTTAGGAAAAGGCACAACTGCTGGAACAGATATTATTGCAATGATGATGAATAAATATCTTGGATGGCCAGTTTCATCTTCATTATTGGTAATTGATACTATTGTCGTTACTCCTTTAGCTTTTGTAATAGGATTTGAGAAAGCTGTTTTAACGTTAATGATGCTATTTATTGCAAGTAAGGTTATTAATTTTATACTTGAAGGATTTAACCCACGAAAAGCAATAATGATTATTTCAAATCAATACGAACTAATTGGTCAAAAGATTCAAGAGCAATTAGACAGAGGAATCACGGTTCTTGATGGGCATGGATTTTACTCAAAAGATAAAAGACAAGTTCTTTATGTTGTAGTGAATCGTCAACAATTAATGCCAATTCAACGCATCATTCATGAAATAGATCCGAACGCCTTTGTTATTATTACAGATGTAAATCAGGTCATTGGAGAAGGATTTACTTTCTACTTTGACGACAGTGGAAATAAATTTTTGCATTAA
- the pflB gene encoding formate C-acetyltransferase: MEQWNGFKGKVWKEEVNVRDFIQENYTLYEGDDSFLAGPTEATKALWAQVMDLNKQEREAGGVLDMDTKVVSTITSHGPGYLNKDLETVVGFQTEKPFKRSLQPFGGIRMSEQSAEAYGFKIDEEISRIFRDWRKTHNQGVFDAYTPEMRAARKSGVITGLPDAYGRGRIIGDYRRVALYGVDRLIAEKQKDFANIGDGTMSDDVIRLREEVSEQYRALLELKELGNIYGFDISKPASNAREAFQWLYLGYLAAIKEQNGAAMSLGRTSTFLDIYVQRDLENGTLTEEQAQELVDHFVMKLRLVKFARTPEYNALFSGDPTWVTESIAGVGEDGRPLVTKNSFRFLHTLVNLGPAPEPNLTVLWSTRLPENFKLFAAKTSIQTSAIQYENDDVMRPEWGDDYGIACCVSAMRIGKQMQFFGARANLAKTLLYAINGGIDEKSKAQVGPKYQPITSEYLDYEEVMAKYNDMMEWICGLYLNTLNIIHYMHDKYSYERLEMALHDTEILRTMATGIAGFSVAVDSLSAIKYAKVKTIRDEDGVVVDYEVEGDFPKYGNNDDRADEIAIWLLKEFMTKVKKHKTYRNAKHTTSILTITSNVVYGKKTGNTPDGRRAGEPFAPGANPMHGRDTHGALASLSSVAKVPYKYALDGISNTFSIIPKALGRELDVQEENLVSMLDGYASKGGHHLNINVFNRDTLLDAMEHPEEYPQLTIRVSGYAVNFIKLTREQQLDVINRTMHESM, translated from the coding sequence ATGGAACAATGGAACGGTTTCAAAGGTAAAGTATGGAAAGAAGAAGTTAATGTCCGTGACTTTATCCAAGAAAACTACACACTTTATGAAGGAGACGACAGTTTCTTAGCTGGACCTACAGAAGCTACTAAAGCTTTATGGGCACAAGTAATGGACTTGAACAAACAAGAACGTGAAGCTGGTGGTGTCTTAGATATGGACACTAAAGTTGTATCAACAATCACTTCACATGGTCCTGGTTACTTAAACAAAGATTTAGAAACAGTTGTTGGTTTCCAAACTGAAAAACCATTCAAACGTAGCTTACAACCATTTGGTGGTATTCGTATGAGTGAGCAATCAGCTGAAGCTTACGGATTCAAGATTGATGAAGAAATTTCTCGTATCTTCCGTGATTGGCGTAAAACTCACAACCAAGGTGTATTCGATGCTTACACTCCAGAAATGCGTGCAGCTCGTAAATCAGGTGTTATCACAGGTTTACCAGATGCTTACGGACGTGGACGTATCATCGGAGACTACCGTCGTGTAGCTTTATACGGGGTTGATCGTTTAATCGCTGAAAAACAAAAAGATTTCGCTAACATTGGCGATGGCACAATGTCAGACGATGTAATTCGTTTACGTGAAGAAGTTTCAGAACAATACCGTGCATTATTAGAATTAAAAGAATTAGGTAACATCTACGGATTCGATATTTCTAAACCAGCTTCAAACGCTCGCGAAGCTTTCCAATGGTTATACTTAGGATACTTAGCAGCTATTAAAGAACAAAATGGTGCGGCTATGTCTCTTGGACGTACTTCAACATTCTTAGATATTTATGTACAACGTGACTTAGAAAACGGAACATTAACTGAAGAACAAGCACAAGAGCTTGTTGACCACTTCGTTATGAAATTACGTTTAGTTAAATTCGCTCGTACACCTGAATACAACGCTTTATTCTCAGGAGACCCAACTTGGGTAACTGAATCAATCGCTGGTGTTGGTGAAGATGGACGTCCATTAGTAACTAAGAACAGTTTCCGTTTCTTACACACATTAGTAAACTTAGGACCAGCTCCAGAACCAAACTTAACAGTTCTTTGGTCAACTCGTTTACCAGAAAACTTCAAATTGTTTGCAGCTAAAACTTCTATTCAAACTTCTGCAATCCAATATGAAAACGATGATGTAATGCGTCCTGAGTGGGGCGACGACTATGGAATTGCTTGCTGTGTATCTGCTATGCGTATTGGTAAACAAATGCAATTCTTCGGAGCTCGTGCTAACTTAGCGAAAACATTATTATATGCGATCAACGGTGGTATCGATGAAAAATCTAAAGCGCAAGTTGGTCCTAAATATCAACCAATCACTTCAGAATACTTAGATTATGAAGAAGTAATGGCTAAATACAACGATATGATGGAATGGATTTGTGGTTTATACTTAAACACATTAAACATCATCCACTATATGCATGATAAATACAGTTACGAAAGACTTGAAATGGCATTACATGACACTGAAATTCTACGTACAATGGCAACTGGTATCGCTGGATTCTCAGTAGCAGTTGACTCATTATCAGCTATTAAATACGCGAAAGTTAAGACAATTCGTGATGAAGATGGCGTTGTTGTAGACTATGAAGTAGAAGGCGACTTCCCTAAATATGGTAACAACGATGACCGCGCTGACGAAATCGCAATTTGGTTATTGAAAGAATTCATGACTAAAGTTAAAAAACATAAAACTTACCGTAATGCTAAACATACAACTTCTATCCTTACAATTACTTCTAACGTAGTTTATGGTAAGAAGACAGGTAACACTCCTGATGGACGTCGTGCTGGCGAACCATTTGCACCAGGTGCTAACCCTATGCATGGTCGTGACACACACGGAGCATTAGCTTCATTATCATCAGTTGCTAAAGTACCTTACAAATATGCATTAGATGGTATCTCAAATACATTCTCAATCATTCCTAAAGCTTTAGGACGTGAATTAGATGTACAAGAAGAAAACTTAGTTTCTATGTTAGATGGTTACGCTTCAAAAGGTGGTCACCACTTAAACATCAACGTATTCAACCGTGATACATTATTAGATGCTATGGAACACCCAGAAGAATACCCACAATTAACAATTCGTGTATCTGGTTACGCAGTTAACTTCATTAAATTAACTCGTGAACAACAATTAGACGTAATCAACCGTACAATGCACGAAAGCATGTAA
- a CDS encoding YitT family protein — translation MSLLEKYSYRKYRKNKLFRHFISVIAVIISGFLQAFTLKVFIQPSNLLSSGFLGVAILINQISELFGVELSISILLILLNIPVAILCYRGISARFTFYSILQVFVGSFFIRVLNFDPLFVDDTMLNVIFGGVLNGLYVSLALKGNASTGGMDFIALYVSNKSGKTIWQQVFLFNTLLLVIFGALFGWRNAGYSIIFQYISTKVISTFHQRYHRVTLQITTRYGEDVMQSYLKNIRHGISCVDAIGGFSREKMYLLHTVISSYEVMDAVAVIKEADPRAIINQISTENFYGRFHREPE, via the coding sequence ATGAGCTTACTTGAGAAATACTCATATCGTAAATACCGTAAAAATAAACTATTTCGTCACTTTATTTCAGTGATTGCCGTTATTATTTCGGGATTTTTACAAGCATTCACATTAAAAGTATTTATCCAACCTTCAAATTTACTTTCTAGTGGTTTTTTGGGTGTTGCAATTTTAATAAATCAAATATCCGAATTATTTGGTGTAGAGTTATCCATTTCGATTTTATTAATATTACTCAATATTCCTGTGGCCATTTTATGTTATAGAGGGATTAGTGCTCGTTTTACGTTTTATTCGATTCTTCAAGTTTTTGTTGGAAGTTTCTTTATTCGTGTTTTAAATTTTGATCCTTTATTTGTCGATGACACTATGTTGAATGTAATTTTTGGTGGAGTATTAAACGGCTTGTATGTTTCGCTCGCACTGAAAGGGAATGCTTCAACAGGGGGAATGGATTTTATTGCATTATATGTTTCGAATAAGAGCGGAAAAACCATCTGGCAACAAGTATTCTTATTTAATACATTATTACTTGTAATATTTGGGGCGTTATTTGGATGGAGAAATGCAGGTTATTCGATTATATTCCAATACATTTCTACGAAAGTGATTAGCACATTCCATCAGAGATATCATAGGGTTACATTACAGATTACGACTCGTTATGGGGAAGATGTTATGCAATCTTATTTAAAGAATATAAGGCATGGAATATCATGTGTGGACGCTATTGGAGGATTTAGTCGAGAAAAAATGTATCTATTACATACAGTAATTTCATCTTATGAAGTTATGGATGCCGTAGCTGTTATTAAAGAAGCGGATCCTCGTGCGATTATCAATCAAATTAGTACAGAAAACTTTTATGGAAGATTCCATAGAGAACCAGAGTAG
- a CDS encoding manganese-dependent inorganic pyrophosphatase gives MSKLLVFGHQNPDTDAITSAISYAFLLRQLGEDAEAVALGTPNEETQYALNYFKKEAPRVIGDVSQETNSVALVDHNEVQQSATGVEKVEVEFVVDHHRIANFQTANPLFYRAEPVGCTNTILYKMYKEYGVEVPKDIAGLMVSAIVSDTLLFKSPTCTQQDIEAATDLANIAEIDVNVYGLEMLKAGTNLGDKSEAELIDLDAKSFPMGGANLRIAQVNVVDPEELLARREALEESMRAANSENGYDTFVFVITNILTSVSTVLVVGDYKDKVAQAFNSSYTDGLLTLPGVVSRKKQVVPPLTVAFEG, from the coding sequence ATGAGTAAATTATTAGTTTTCGGACATCAAAATCCAGATACTGATGCAATTACATCAGCAATTTCATATGCTTTCTTATTACGTCAATTAGGTGAGGATGCAGAAGCAGTTGCCTTAGGGACTCCTAATGAAGAAACACAATATGCATTAAATTATTTCAAGAAAGAAGCTCCTCGAGTTATTGGGGATGTTTCACAAGAGACAAACAGTGTTGCTTTAGTGGATCATAACGAAGTACAACAAAGCGCAACTGGCGTAGAAAAAGTAGAAGTTGAATTTGTAGTGGATCATCACCGTATTGCAAATTTCCAAACAGCAAATCCTTTATTCTATCGTGCAGAACCTGTTGGATGTACGAATACCATTTTATACAAAATGTATAAAGAATATGGGGTTGAAGTTCCTAAAGATATTGCTGGATTAATGGTATCTGCCATTGTTTCGGATACTTTATTATTCAAATCTCCAACATGTACACAACAAGATATTGAAGCAGCAACAGATTTAGCCAACATTGCTGAGATTGATGTTAATGTCTATGGGCTAGAAATGTTAAAAGCCGGAACAAATCTTGGTGACAAATCTGAAGCGGAGTTAATTGACTTAGATGCTAAATCATTCCCAATGGGTGGGGCAAATTTACGTATTGCTCAAGTAAATGTTGTAGACCCTGAAGAATTATTAGCTCGTAGAGAAGCCTTAGAAGAAAGTATGAGAGCTGCAAATTCAGAAAATGGATATGATACTTTTGTTTTTGTAATTACAAATATCTTAACAAGCGTCTCAACAGTTTTAGTTGTAGGAGATTATAAAGACAAAGTTGCCCAAGCGTTCAACTCAAGCTATACAGATGGATTACTTACATTACCAGGAGTTGTTTCTCGTAAAAAACAAGTAGTACCTCCATTAACTGTTGCTTTTGAAGGATAA
- a CDS encoding VOC family protein, protein MRNLIQFMKDFVVPQSKKEWTISLISITVRNLTVMKKFYTQILGLSVLQEFDNEVLIGHGRGSIPLFKLVQGNGDSDSFLTTYSIGFRLTKSSQIGELMNHFIMEEQTIIGSGFDGYTTNFYIMDPEGNRLKFMVVEDNSSQEVDQYLEGNEMKRSLHEFIDGIDGASEEFPASARITQLHYNVMDVEATTEFLINNFSFKTTYDYVTKRKNFKVNRDGYSLAINSWNERNKNSKSIYGLSMIEWRVPNMKELENLVLHLEMNQVPFHYYDAYLKVPTKDGIEYCFKVGDHS, encoded by the coding sequence ATGCGTAATTTGATACAATTTATGAAAGATTTTGTTGTTCCACAGTCAAAAAAAGAGTGGACGATTTCTTTAATTTCGATTACAGTTCGAAATTTAACCGTAATGAAAAAATTTTATACACAAATATTAGGTCTTTCTGTTTTGCAAGAATTTGATAATGAAGTTTTGATTGGTCATGGTAGAGGGAGTATCCCACTTTTTAAACTAGTCCAAGGAAATGGTGACTCTGATTCATTTTTAACAACCTATTCTATAGGGTTTCGTTTGACAAAATCTTCTCAAATTGGTGAATTGATGAACCATTTTATTATGGAAGAACAAACGATTATAGGTTCAGGATTCGATGGTTATACAACTAATTTTTATATTATGGATCCAGAGGGAAATCGATTGAAATTTATGGTTGTTGAAGATAATTCTTCTCAAGAAGTGGATCAATATCTAGAAGGAAATGAAATGAAACGTTCGTTGCACGAATTTATTGATGGAATTGATGGAGCTTCTGAAGAATTTCCCGCAAGTGCGAGAATTACGCAACTTCATTATAATGTGATGGACGTAGAAGCAACAACTGAATTTTTAATAAACAACTTCTCGTTTAAAACAACATATGATTATGTAACGAAGCGAAAAAACTTTAAAGTAAACCGTGATGGATATTCATTAGCTATAAATTCCTGGAATGAAAGGAATAAGAATAGTAAGAGTATTTATGGGCTTTCCATGATTGAATGGCGAGTTCCAAATATGAAGGAACTAGAAAATCTTGTTCTCCATTTAGAAATGAATCAAGTTCCTTTTCATTATTATGATGCCTATTTAAAAGTCCCTACGAAAGATGGGATAGAATATTGTTTCAAAGTAGGTGATCATTCATGA
- a CDS encoding TrmH family RNA methyltransferase, with amino-acid sequence MESISSPKNEKIKELVKLQTAKGRKKAGMYLLEGEHLVEEAIKERAQIKLIVVTSNRLEDYKNLLAQTDVQVLVVSQDVFHKLSMTETAQGILAVVEIVKQEILPHKGRFIVLDAVQDPGNLGTIVRTADAAGFDAVVLGTGTVDLYNDKVLRSMQGSHFHIPVFQANLQEYLPILKEKGVQVAVTALHRDSKDYSVLQGATDVAIVVGNEGQGVSDDVIDLADVVVTIPIFGKAESLNVSIASALLMYKTKETKE; translated from the coding sequence AAAGGTCGTAAGAAAGCAGGGATGTATCTTCTTGAAGGGGAACACCTTGTTGAAGAAGCGATTAAAGAAAGAGCTCAGATTAAGTTGATAGTGGTTACCAGTAATCGTCTTGAAGACTATAAAAATCTGTTAGCCCAAACAGATGTACAGGTGCTAGTTGTATCACAAGACGTCTTCCATAAGTTATCAATGACGGAGACGGCTCAAGGGATTTTAGCAGTTGTTGAAATTGTTAAGCAAGAGATATTACCTCATAAGGGTCGTTTCATTGTGTTAGACGCAGTTCAAGATCCTGGTAATTTAGGAACGATTGTAAGAACGGCTGATGCTGCTGGTTTTGATGCGGTTGTTTTAGGGACGGGGACGGTTGATTTATATAACGACAAAGTTCTTCGCTCCATGCAAGGAAGTCATTTTCACATTCCCGTTTTCCAAGCGAACTTACAAGAATACTTGCCAATACTCAAAGAGAAGGGTGTTCAAGTGGCTGTTACAGCATTGCATCGAGATTCAAAGGATTATTCAGTCTTACAAGGAGCAACAGATGTAGCTATTGTCGTTGGTAATGAAGGTCAGGGAGTCTCTGATGACGTGATTGATTTAGCAGATGTCGTAGTGACGATTCCGATATTTGGAAAAGCGGAATCACTGAACGTTTCAATTGCCTCAGCTTTATTAATGTATAAAACGAAAGAAACGAAGGAGTAA